One genomic segment of Caldimonas brevitalea includes these proteins:
- the ssuD gene encoding FMNH2-dependent alkanesulfonate monooxygenase — MKVLWFIPTHGDSRYLGTTKGARAATFDYFKQVAIAADSLGYEGVLLPTGRSCEDSWILASSLIDATRRLKFLVALRPGLMQPSQTARMSATLDRLSGGRLLVNLVTGGDSEELEGDGLFLSHAERYELSREFLTIWREILARSHEGGSYDFEGDHLRVKGAKTLYPPIHKPYPQLFFGGSSDEAHELAAQQLDTYLTWGEPPAAVAEKVADIRRRAAQYGRTLSFGIRLHVIVRETEEAAWQAAAELVSHLDDKTVEAAQKKFSQMDSVGQRRMAELHRGKFNRQNIREGLEISPNLWAGVGLVRGGAGTALVGNPEQVAARLKEYADLGLEYFILSGYPHLEEAHRFAELVFPLLPLQRDGQAPAHQVLTGPFGEIVANSYVPPAHDAAAPAPLQKVGAS, encoded by the coding sequence ATGAAAGTGCTCTGGTTCATCCCCACCCACGGCGATTCGCGCTATCTCGGCACCACCAAGGGCGCGCGTGCCGCGACCTTCGACTACTTCAAGCAAGTCGCCATCGCCGCCGACAGCCTCGGCTACGAAGGTGTGCTGCTGCCCACCGGCCGCTCGTGCGAAGACTCTTGGATCCTGGCCTCCAGCCTGATCGACGCGACCCGCCGGCTGAAATTCCTGGTCGCGCTGCGCCCCGGGCTGATGCAGCCGTCGCAAACCGCTCGCATGTCGGCCACGCTCGATCGCCTGTCGGGCGGCCGGCTGCTGGTCAATCTGGTGACCGGTGGCGACTCCGAAGAACTCGAAGGTGACGGCCTGTTCCTCAGCCATGCCGAACGTTATGAACTGTCGCGCGAATTCCTGACCATCTGGCGCGAGATCCTGGCGCGCAGCCACGAGGGTGGCAGCTACGACTTCGAAGGCGATCACCTGCGCGTCAAGGGCGCCAAGACGCTGTACCCGCCGATCCACAAGCCGTATCCGCAGCTGTTCTTCGGCGGCTCGTCGGACGAAGCCCACGAACTGGCCGCGCAGCAGCTCGACACCTATCTGACCTGGGGCGAGCCGCCGGCCGCCGTCGCCGAGAAAGTGGCCGACATCCGCCGCCGCGCCGCCCAGTACGGCCGCACGCTCAGCTTCGGCATCCGCTTGCACGTGATCGTGCGCGAGACCGAAGAAGCCGCCTGGCAGGCCGCGGCCGAACTCGTCTCGCACCTCGACGACAAGACCGTCGAGGCGGCGCAGAAGAAGTTCTCGCAGATGGACTCGGTGGGCCAGCGCCGCATGGCCGAGCTGCACCGCGGCAAGTTCAACCGCCAGAACATCCGCGAAGGGCTGGAGATCTCCCCCAACCTGTGGGCCGGCGTCGGGCTGGTGCGCGGCGGCGCGGGGACGGCGCTGGTGGGCAACCCCGAGCAGGTGGCGGCGCGCTTGAAAGAGTACGCCGACCTCGGGCTCGAGTACTTCATCCTGTCCGGCTACCCGCACCTGGAAGAAGCGCACCGTTTCGCCGAGCTGGTGTTCCCGCTGCTGCCCTTGCAGCGTGACGGCCAGGCCCCGGCGCACCAAGTGTTGACCGGGCCGTTCGGCGAGATCGTCGCCAACAGCTATGTGCCGCCTGCGCACGACGCCGCCGCACCGGCGCCGCTGCAGAAGGTCGGCGCGAGTTGA
- the miaB gene encoding tRNA (N6-isopentenyl adenosine(37)-C2)-methylthiotransferase MiaB: MTAPKTDAKKVYIKTFGCQMNEYDSDKMADVLGAAEGYQPTDDPEQADLILFNTCSVREKAQEKVFSDLGRYKHLKQKGVKIGVGGCVASQEGAAIIERAPYVDVVFGPQTLHRLPEMLARRERQGRPQVDISFPEIEKFDHLPPAKVEGASAFVSIMEGCSKYCSYCVVPYTRGEEVSRPFEDVLVEVAGLADQGVKEVTLLGQNVNAYRGKMGDTDEIADFALLIEYVAEIPGIERIRYTTSHPNEFTQRLIDVYARVPQLVSHLHLPVQHGSDRILMAMKRGYTALEYKSTIRKLRAVRPQLSLSSDFIVGFPGETDDDFAKMMKLIDDVGYDASFSFIFSPRPGTPAAALEDTTPKDVKLQRLQHLQATIEANVRRISESRVGTVQRILVEGPSKKDPTELMGRTECNRIVNFAAGPQAQRLVGRMIDVTITQALPHSLRGEVLTREGVVAQPA; encoded by the coding sequence ATGACAGCCCCCAAGACCGACGCGAAGAAGGTCTACATCAAGACCTTCGGCTGCCAGATGAACGAGTACGACTCGGACAAGATGGCCGACGTGCTGGGCGCCGCCGAAGGCTACCAGCCCACCGACGACCCCGAGCAGGCCGACCTGATCCTGTTCAACACCTGCTCCGTGCGCGAAAAGGCGCAGGAGAAGGTGTTCTCCGACCTCGGGCGCTACAAGCACCTCAAGCAAAAGGGCGTGAAGATCGGCGTGGGCGGCTGTGTCGCGAGCCAGGAAGGTGCGGCCATCATCGAACGTGCGCCTTATGTCGACGTGGTGTTCGGCCCGCAAACGCTGCACCGGCTGCCCGAGATGCTGGCGAGGCGCGAGCGGCAGGGCCGCCCGCAGGTCGACATCAGCTTTCCCGAGATCGAGAAGTTCGACCATCTGCCGCCCGCCAAGGTCGAGGGTGCGAGCGCCTTCGTGTCGATCATGGAAGGCTGCTCGAAGTACTGCAGCTACTGCGTCGTGCCGTACACGCGCGGTGAAGAAGTGTCGCGGCCGTTCGAGGACGTGCTGGTCGAGGTGGCCGGGCTGGCCGACCAGGGGGTCAAAGAGGTCACCCTGCTGGGGCAGAACGTCAATGCGTACCGCGGCAAGATGGGCGATACCGACGAGATCGCCGACTTCGCGCTGCTGATCGAATACGTCGCCGAGATCCCCGGCATCGAGCGCATCCGCTACACCACCAGCCATCCGAACGAGTTCACGCAGCGCTTGATCGACGTCTACGCCCGCGTGCCGCAGTTGGTGAGCCATCTGCACCTGCCGGTGCAGCACGGCTCCGACCGCATCCTGATGGCGATGAAGCGGGGCTACACCGCGCTCGAATACAAGAGCACCATCCGCAAGCTGCGGGCGGTGCGGCCGCAGCTGAGCCTGTCGAGCGACTTCATCGTCGGCTTCCCCGGCGAGACGGACGACGACTTCGCCAAGATGATGAAGCTGATCGACGACGTCGGCTACGACGCCTCGTTCAGCTTCATCTTCAGCCCGCGCCCCGGCACACCGGCCGCCGCGCTCGAGGACACGACGCCCAAGGACGTCAAGCTGCAACGGCTGCAGCACCTGCAGGCCACCATCGAGGCCAACGTGCGGCGCATCAGCGAAAGCCGCGTCGGCACGGTGCAGCGCATCCTGGTGGAAGGCCCGTCGAAGAAGGACCCGACCGAGTTGATGGGCCGCACCGAGTGCAACCGCATCGTCAACTTCGCCGCCGGACCGCAAGCCCAGCGCCTGGTCGGCCGGATGATCGACGTGACGATCACGCAAGCCCTGCCGCACTCGTTGCGCGGCGAGGTGCTCACCCGTGAGGGTGTGGTGGCGCAGCCCGCCTGA
- a CDS encoding 7TM diverse intracellular signaling domain-containing protein yields the protein MLKAAPWSPWGRLWRWLLCCFVVLAAPVLAGAAPLSLVGRAEYLIDPQGAWTPDQARAARGWRVLGPRQQVAAAPAAVWLRWRLSRAGESEVVLELPRTVVSEASLYLPRPRGGWDRLVAGDPIAPSRWPLPAPELAFPVPSATPAGGELLLRLRHADPFVPTPLVWEKSAYDSHRAIEHLWIGVFLGVVAMAVVYGLVEALLRGDAVSGWYVLHVVLMAAFQWVQMGYARAYGGGQDAGATQAARLVVGTLLASVSLLFVRRALPKALSGLRASAWALAVAAFGVALTGAYVVWPALALRSSVVGAQHAYYVLVVVSVGLLLWTVRGVRLPYMRWYVAAFAAAAAGVVAQLAYLRGWLAADGWGRYAMLTGVGIEIAVLTYALNFSAREVLSEPGLKRDRAKRDRWTGLLQAGELPSLLMAMAVRGLRLNTHGAIVMLHLVNHDELRRGSSPVAPEVVAKVCGRVIREACSPGDLPIRLDDQRYAVVLEHVQTPSEAQALAERILELGLHHHPELPPLEALHWHAAIAHVPRHLKGDPQTLIERLDQLLGQMRRGSAARVRELS from the coding sequence GTGCTGAAGGCCGCCCCGTGGTCACCCTGGGGTCGGCTGTGGCGCTGGCTGTTGTGCTGCTTTGTCGTACTGGCGGCGCCGGTGCTGGCCGGTGCAGCGCCCCTGTCGCTGGTCGGGCGTGCCGAGTACCTGATCGACCCGCAGGGCGCGTGGACGCCGGATCAGGCGCGGGCGGCCCGGGGCTGGCGGGTGCTGGGGCCGCGGCAGCAGGTGGCGGCGGCGCCCGCCGCCGTATGGCTGCGGTGGCGCTTGTCGCGCGCCGGCGAGTCGGAGGTCGTGCTCGAACTGCCGCGGACCGTGGTCAGCGAAGCCAGCCTGTACCTGCCACGTCCGCGTGGTGGCTGGGACCGGTTGGTGGCCGGTGATCCGATCGCGCCGTCACGTTGGCCGCTGCCCGCGCCCGAACTCGCCTTTCCGGTGCCCTCCGCGACGCCGGCTGGCGGCGAGCTGCTGCTGAGGCTGCGCCACGCCGACCCCTTCGTGCCGACGCCGCTGGTGTGGGAGAAATCGGCCTACGACAGCCACCGCGCCATCGAACACCTGTGGATCGGCGTGTTCCTCGGCGTCGTCGCGATGGCCGTCGTCTACGGCCTGGTCGAGGCCCTGCTGCGCGGCGACGCGGTCAGTGGCTGGTATGTCCTGCATGTGGTGCTGATGGCGGCCTTCCAGTGGGTGCAGATGGGCTATGCGCGCGCCTACGGGGGCGGCCAGGATGCGGGTGCGACACAGGCGGCGCGGCTGGTGGTCGGCACCCTGCTCGCATCGGTCAGCCTGTTGTTCGTGCGGCGGGCGCTGCCGAAGGCGCTGAGCGGGTTGCGCGCGAGTGCCTGGGCGCTTGCGGTGGCCGCCTTCGGCGTCGCCCTGACCGGCGCCTATGTGGTGTGGCCCGCGCTGGCGTTGCGGTCGTCGGTGGTGGGGGCCCAGCACGCCTACTACGTGCTGGTGGTCGTCAGCGTCGGCCTGTTGCTGTGGACCGTGCGCGGCGTGCGGCTGCCTTACATGCGCTGGTATGTCGCGGCCTTTGCCGCTGCCGCGGCGGGGGTGGTCGCGCAACTCGCCTATTTGCGTGGCTGGCTGGCGGCCGATGGGTGGGGCCGCTACGCGATGCTCACGGGTGTCGGCATCGAGATCGCCGTGCTCACCTACGCGCTGAATTTCAGCGCACGCGAGGTGCTCAGCGAGCCGGGTTTGAAGCGCGACCGCGCCAAGCGCGACCGCTGGACCGGCTTGCTGCAGGCCGGTGAACTGCCGTCGCTGCTGATGGCCATGGCGGTGCGCGGCCTGCGCTTGAACACCCACGGCGCCATCGTGATGCTGCATCTGGTCAACCATGACGAGCTGCGCCGCGGTTCGAGCCCGGTCGCACCTGAGGTGGTGGCGAAGGTCTGCGGCCGCGTGATCCGCGAAGCCTGCAGCCCCGGGGACCTGCCGATCCGGCTCGACGACCAGCGTTACGCCGTGGTGCTGGAACACGTGCAGACGCCCAGCGAAGCCCAGGCCCTGGCCGAGCGCATTCTCGAGCTGGGCCTGCACCACCATCCCGAGCTGCCGCCGCTCGAGGCGCTGCACTGGCACGCCGCGATCGCGCACGTACCGCGCCATCTGAAGGGCGACCCGCAGACGCTGATCGAGCGGCTCGACCAATTGCTGGGGCAGATGCGCCGCGGCAGTGCGGCGCGGGTGCGAGAGCTGAGCTGA
- the ssuE gene encoding NADPH-dependent FMN reductase has protein sequence MKIIGISGSPSASSRSSWLLQLAQTRLEGVARSSVVLSVRSLPAQPLLLADASHPAIRQALDRVLDADVVLVSTPIYKAAYSGLLKLFLDLLPQDGLRGKTVLPLATGGSPAHLLALDYALKPVLSALGARDILDGVFAAESQLPAHDTQVYLPHPAILERLDRSLQVLVERQPTADATAQAALVSCS, from the coding sequence ATGAAGATCATCGGTATTTCCGGCAGCCCCTCCGCATCCTCGCGTTCCAGCTGGCTGCTGCAGCTGGCGCAAACGCGGCTCGAGGGTGTGGCGCGTTCGAGCGTAGTGTTGTCGGTCCGCTCGTTGCCGGCCCAACCGCTGCTGTTGGCGGACGCCTCCCACCCCGCGATTCGCCAGGCCCTCGACCGTGTGCTCGACGCCGACGTCGTGCTCGTCTCCACCCCCATCTACAAGGCTGCCTACAGCGGCCTGCTCAAGCTGTTCCTCGACCTGTTGCCGCAAGACGGCCTGCGCGGCAAGACGGTGCTGCCGCTGGCCACCGGCGGCAGCCCGGCCCACCTGCTCGCGCTCGACTACGCGCTGAAGCCGGTGTTGTCGGCGCTGGGCGCGCGCGACATCCTCGACGGCGTGTTCGCGGCCGAGTCGCAACTGCCGGCCCACGACACCCAGGTCTATCTGCCCCATCCCGCCATCCTCGAGCGGCTCGACCGGTCGCTGCAGGTCCTGGTCGAACGCCAGCCCACCGCCGACGCGACGGCCCAGGCCGCGCTGGTGTCGTGTAGCTGA
- a CDS encoding sulfonate ABC transporter substrate-binding protein: protein MSGTLALLAAAGLAVSPVAQAQNKAPQVLRIGYQKYGTLTLLKARGTLEKRLAPQGVEVKWTEFPAGPQLLEGLNVGSIDFGTVGEAPPIFAQAAGADLVYVANQPPAPQAEAIVVPKQSTLKSVAELKGKRVALNKGSNVHYLLVKALEKAGLRYQDVQVVFLPPADARAAFQRGSVDAWVIWDPFLAAAEQQLGARVLADGRGLVANHQFYLAARPYAEQHPTVVKAIVDELAQLDAWAQSRPQEVAQFLAPQIGLDLRVAEVAAGRFAYGIQSITPAVASEQQKIADVFHKLKLIPKPIRIADALPNPSNAVARGTAP, encoded by the coding sequence ATGTCCGGCACCCTGGCGTTGCTGGCCGCTGCCGGCCTCGCGGTCAGCCCCGTCGCGCAAGCGCAGAACAAGGCCCCGCAGGTGCTGCGGATCGGCTACCAGAAGTACGGCACGTTGACCCTGCTGAAGGCGCGCGGCACGCTGGAAAAGCGTTTGGCGCCCCAAGGGGTGGAGGTGAAGTGGACCGAGTTCCCCGCCGGGCCCCAATTGCTCGAAGGTCTCAACGTCGGCTCGATCGACTTCGGCACCGTCGGCGAAGCGCCGCCGATCTTCGCGCAGGCCGCCGGCGCCGACCTGGTCTATGTGGCCAACCAGCCGCCCGCGCCGCAGGCGGAGGCCATCGTCGTCCCGAAGCAGTCCACGCTGAAGTCGGTGGCTGAACTGAAGGGCAAGCGGGTCGCGCTGAACAAGGGCTCCAACGTCCATTACCTGCTCGTGAAGGCGCTTGAGAAGGCGGGCCTGCGCTACCAGGATGTGCAGGTGGTGTTCTTGCCGCCCGCCGACGCGCGGGCCGCCTTCCAGCGCGGCAGCGTCGATGCGTGGGTGATCTGGGACCCCTTCCTCGCGGCGGCCGAGCAGCAACTCGGCGCCCGCGTGCTGGCCGACGGCCGGGGCCTGGTCGCCAACCACCAGTTCTACCTGGCCGCCCGCCCGTATGCCGAACAGCACCCGACGGTCGTAAAGGCCATCGTCGATGAACTGGCCCAGCTCGATGCATGGGCCCAGTCCCGCCCGCAGGAAGTGGCGCAGTTCCTGGCGCCGCAGATCGGCCTCGACCTGCGCGTCGCCGAGGTGGCCGCCGGCCGCTTCGCTTACGGCATCCAGTCCATCACCCCGGCGGTGGCGTCTGAGCAGCAGAAGATCGCCGATGTCTTCCACAAGCTCAAGCTGATCCCCAAGCCCATCCGCATCGCCGACGCGCTGCCCAACCCGTCGAACGCGGTCGCCCGCGGCACGGCACCATGA
- a CDS encoding sulfonate ABC transporter substrate-binding protein, with amino-acid sequence MSPATRRVLLQAALAFGLGLPGAAAFAASAGPTELRIGFQKSAINLLIVKQQGWLEKRYPNTRVSWIEFPAGPQLLEALAVGGLEFGLTGDTPPVFAQAAGKDLAYVGVEPAKPFSSAILVKPDAPLKTLADLKGRRVALQKGSSAHYLLVQALKQVGLTFKDVHPVYLPPSDARAAFERGSVDAWVIWDPYYAATELAIRPRVLATGKGLTSNNSFYLASPALAQQHPQVVSGLLEELTRADAYLQTHKREVAQFVSDFSGLSLATVHLFISRRPPSPVRPLTPQVVSEQQQVADAFHALGLVPRRVQVADVVWQPGATLAAQRVGAR; translated from the coding sequence ATGAGCCCCGCGACCCGTCGCGTGCTGCTGCAAGCGGCGCTGGCGTTCGGGCTCGGGCTGCCCGGTGCCGCTGCGTTCGCCGCCAGCGCTGGCCCGACCGAGCTGCGCATCGGCTTCCAGAAGTCGGCCATCAACCTGCTCATCGTCAAGCAACAGGGCTGGCTGGAAAAGCGCTACCCGAACACGCGGGTCTCGTGGATCGAGTTCCCCGCCGGCCCGCAACTGCTCGAGGCACTGGCCGTCGGTGGCCTCGAGTTCGGCCTGACCGGCGACACGCCGCCGGTGTTCGCGCAGGCCGCCGGCAAGGACCTCGCCTATGTCGGGGTCGAGCCGGCCAAGCCGTTCAGCTCGGCCATCCTGGTCAAGCCCGACGCGCCGCTGAAGACGCTGGCCGACCTCAAGGGCCGCCGCGTCGCGCTGCAAAAGGGTTCGAGCGCGCACTATCTGCTGGTGCAGGCCTTGAAGCAGGTCGGGCTGACCTTCAAGGACGTCCACCCGGTCTACCTGCCGCCGTCCGACGCGCGCGCCGCCTTCGAGCGTGGCAGCGTCGACGCCTGGGTGATCTGGGACCCGTACTACGCCGCCACCGAGTTGGCGATCCGGCCCCGCGTGCTGGCCACTGGCAAAGGCCTGACGAGCAACAACTCGTTCTACCTGGCGTCGCCGGCCCTGGCGCAGCAGCACCCGCAGGTGGTGTCGGGCCTGCTCGAGGAACTCACCCGGGCCGACGCGTATTTGCAAACACACAAGCGCGAAGTGGCGCAGTTCGTGTCGGACTTCAGCGGGCTCAGCCTGGCCACCGTACATCTGTTCATCTCACGTCGCCCGCCGTCGCCGGTGCGCCCGTTGACGCCCCAGGTGGTGTCCGAGCAGCAGCAGGTCGCCGATGCCTTCCATGCGCTGGGCCTGGTGCCGCGGCGCGTGCAGGTGGCCGACGTGGTGTGGCAGCCGGGCGCGACCTTGGCCGCCCAACGCGTCGGCGCGCGCTGA